The DNA region AATAGTTAATAGAGCTGACTCTAGTGGTCAGTTTTTACATAAAATAACGAAAGATAGGTGAAGACATGAGCCAAGCAACAATGGAAAAAATCATCGTATTAGACTTTGGTAGTCAATACAACCAACTTATTACTCGTCGTATTCGCGAGTTCGGTGTTTTCTCAGAATTAATGAGCCACCGTATCACTGCAGCAGAAATCAAAGAAATTAACCCAATCGGGATTATTTTCTCAGGTGGACCAAACAGCGTTTATGCTGATGACGCCTTCAAAATCGATCCAGAAATCTTCAACCTAAACATTCCAATCCTTGGAATCTGTTACGGTATGCAACTGATGACCAACGAATTTGGTGGTAAAGTTGAAGCCGCTTCTAAAAAAGAATATGGCCAAGCCTTCATCGATATCCAAGATGACAAAGCAGGTTTATTCGCAGGTCTACCTGCTCGCCAACAAGTTTGGATGAGTCATGGCGACTTAGTAACAGAAGTACCTGCTGGATTTGAAATCACAGCTACAAGTACTGACTGCCCAATCGCGGCGATGGAAAACAAAGAGAAAAACTTCCACGCTGTTCAATTCCACCCAGAAGTTCAACACTCAGAGTACGGTAATGATTTATTACGTCACTTTGCAATGGACATCTGTCACGCGAAAGGCGACTGGACAATGGATAACTTCATTGACACAGAAATTGCTAAAATCCGTGAAAAAGTTGGCGATAAAAAAGTTTTACTTGGCCTTTCAGGCGGAGTGGATTCAAGTGTTGTTGGGGTTCTTTTACAACGCGCTATCGGCGACCAACTAACATGTATCTTTGTTGACCACGGTTTACTACGTAAAGGTGAAGGTGACCAAGTAATGGATAGCCTATCTGGTAAATTTGGTTTAAACATTATCCGTGTAAACGCAAAAGAGCGTTTCATGGAAAAACTTGCTGGTGTTTCTGATCCAGAACAAAAACGTAAAATCATTGGTAACGAATTCGTTTACCTATTCGATGATGAAGCAACTAAATTAGACGGTATGGAATTCCTGGCACAAGGAACTCTTTACACAGACGTGATCGAAAGTGGAACTGAAACGGCGGAAGTGATTAAATCACATCACAACGTTGGTGGTTTACCTGACGATATGCAATTCAAACTAATCGAACCTTTAAACACATTGTTTAAAGATGAAGTTCGCGCTTTAGGTATCCAATTAGGAATGCCTGAATCACTAGTTTGGCGTCAACCTTTCCCTGGACCTGGATTAGGTATCCGTGTTCTTGGTGAAATCACTGAAGAAAAACTTGAGATTGTCCGTGAATCTGACGCAATCTTACGTGAAGAAATCGCTCTTGCCGGTCTTGACCGTGACATCTGGCAATACTTCACAGTCCTACCTGGCATCCGCTCAGTAGGTGTTATGGGTGACGGCCGTACTTACGATTACACTGTTGGCTTACGTGCCATCACATCAATCGACGGTATGACAGCTGACTTCGCTCGTATCCCTTGGGACGTTCTCCAAAAAATCTCAGTCCGCATCGTAAACGAAGTGGCACACGTTAACCGTATCGTGTATGACATCACATCCAAACCACCAGCAACAGTTGAGTGGGAATAAAGAGCTAACATAATATGAATGCGAAACACCTATTTAGCAACATTTAGGAGCATGTAAAACGGATAGAAACAACTAATTTTATATCGTTCCCTGCCGAAAACCCTGCCAAGAATATTTCTTAGCAGGGTTTTTATTATATTTATTTATAAAGACACTCATAAGTTTCCCATGTAAAATTAACAATAGCTACCATTGAATTGACTACTAACATTGCATATCTCGGAGGTAATTCTTCGAAATTTTTCTCTTTGCCATGTCCTGATCCTTTTTCATTTCTCAAGCCATTAATCCCTTGAATAATTTGAGTCAATCCCGAAAGAACTTGCTGAACATCTCGACTTGACTTAGCAGATAAATTATCCTTTGAGTCCAAGTTTAATTCTTTAAACACTTTCTTTCTCAATGTCAAGACAGTTTCATCTTTTGAATACGCTATCTCAAGATCGTCCAGAATATATTTGAAACACGTCTCTAATAATTCTTTAGATTTTCCTATCGCATCAGACGGTGCATCCTTTATAGCATCAATAATTAATTGAGATTGTTTTTTTATATAATCGCTATCTACGTTCTTCACAAATTCACTTTCGAAAAAAACATGCTTATCTTTTTCTTTCAAAAGCGCCAATTCCTTATCTAAGATTAATTTAACTCGAGGTGCATAATCGAGCATATATTGTGTTATATCATCCGAATTTTTATTCATCATTTCGTAGTGCTCGAAAAACTTGATTAACAATTTTATTCCATCCGTCTCTAATTCCATATCGACAAATTTTTCAAGCGTTTTCCCTTTAGAAAGACCATATTCTCGCCGTATACTTCTGCCGATATAATATTCGGTAAACTCATCAAAAGTACTATTGGTAAAGTCGAGAACATATCCCCCATTATTAAAAAAAGATTTTATTAACTTTTTTTCTAAATAATCCAAATTTAACCTCCTTTACTCTTGTCTTAATAATTGAGCTTCAATCCTCTTGATTAACTTAGAGGCTGTATCTTTCCATTTCCCTGTTTCTTTCTTCTGAATAGAAGAAATCAAAAAAGACCTATATCCACTTAAATAATTAAATAAATACTCTAAATCAAATATTCTATTACTTATTTTACTAGAAAAATACTTTTTACTATTCAGACGATCCGTTGCAACATCTAGATTCACACTACTTTCCATTATAAAAAGAACTCTTCTAATTTCTCTTAGCTTGGATTGACTCAGTCTAGTTTCATTAGAAATCACATAGCCATTTAATACTAATTCATTCTTTGCATACTTAGTTTTAGATGAGTTTAACTTTAAATTAAAGTCTGCTAAAATTTTCTTTGCAATAGCAATTGTATTTCCAACAAAAAAATCTTTTCCTGTATTTGACGAAATAATAATGTCATCCGCATATCTACTATATTGATAATTTAACTTATCACAATATTTTTGGAATCGAAGATCCGCTCTAACAAAAAAATAATTCGATATAAAAGGCGATGTTTTAAATCCTTGCGGTATTTTACCTTTAAATGTAATAACAGTAAAAAAAAGTTCTTCTAATTTAACTCTTTTTTTTACATTTCGCTCAAAATCTTTTGCAAGATTTTCACAAACTAACTTAGCATCTATTGAGCTAAAAAAATCTTTTAAATCTAATTTCAAAAAGTCTTTTTCTTCACTGCTGCAATGTATATCTAAAAAATCAAAATATGAACAATTTTCTCTAAAACCAAACGAATTTATTGGAAATTCAACTTTATTAAAATAATTGTCTGACAAAAAAGATTGCAACCGACCCAAAATGCAGTCACCTACAACCATTGTTATATTACGTTTAGTTCCGTTGTTCTTATTTATATTAAATTCTTCAACATTATTTTTTTTATCTAATTCAAGTTGATCAATCAACTCGGATATATTTTTTTTATACACATGCTCTATATGATCGGATAAATTATACATAGTTTCCTCCTATTAAAAACAAGCAAATAGCAAGTACTTTCTAAACACCTCGCGAAGCGTTTCATACAGGTGAACACGTGAGTGCTGACTAGTTGTAAAGATTTTCCCAGTGCCTTTTTCTCCCTCATATTAACTATATAAGAATGAAGTATCACGGGTTATTATTTTATTATAAGAATAATAACTTACTACTTACTATTTAACTTACTTTCAATTATCTTTATTATAGCATAAATTTCCGGAAAATCATTTTCAAACCGTTTTCTCTTCATATTTAAACCATTTTTATTCATATACTGTTTTTGACCCATGACTTTTTCAGAATAATAATTCAAGAA from Vagococcus coleopterorum includes:
- a CDS encoding abortive infection family protein, producing MDYLEKKLIKSFFNNGGYVLDFTNSTFDEFTEYYIGRSIRREYGLSKGKTLEKFVDMELETDGIKLLIKFFEHYEMMNKNSDDITQYMLDYAPRVKLILDKELALLKEKDKHVFFESEFVKNVDSDYIKKQSQLIIDAIKDAPSDAIGKSKELLETCFKYILDDLEIAYSKDETVLTLRKKVFKELNLDSKDNLSAKSSRDVQQVLSGLTQIIQGINGLRNEKGSGHGKEKNFEELPPRYAMLVVNSMVAIVNFTWETYECLYK
- a CDS encoding reverse transcriptase family protein, with amino-acid sequence MYNLSDHIEHVYKKNISELIDQLELDKKNNVEEFNINKNNGTKRNITMVVGDCILGRLQSFLSDNYFNKVEFPINSFGFRENCSYFDFLDIHCSSEEKDFLKLDLKDFFSSIDAKLVCENLAKDFERNVKKRVKLEELFFTVITFKGKIPQGFKTSPFISNYFFVRADLRFQKYCDKLNYQYSRYADDIIISSNTGKDFFVGNTIAIAKKILADFNLKLNSSKTKYAKNELVLNGYVISNETRLSQSKLREIRRVLFIMESSVNLDVATDRLNSKKYFSSKISNRIFDLEYLFNYLSGYRSFLISSIQKKETGKWKDTASKLIKRIEAQLLRQE
- the guaA gene encoding glutamine-hydrolyzing GMP synthase, producing the protein MSQATMEKIIVLDFGSQYNQLITRRIREFGVFSELMSHRITAAEIKEINPIGIIFSGGPNSVYADDAFKIDPEIFNLNIPILGICYGMQLMTNEFGGKVEAASKKEYGQAFIDIQDDKAGLFAGLPARQQVWMSHGDLVTEVPAGFEITATSTDCPIAAMENKEKNFHAVQFHPEVQHSEYGNDLLRHFAMDICHAKGDWTMDNFIDTEIAKIREKVGDKKVLLGLSGGVDSSVVGVLLQRAIGDQLTCIFVDHGLLRKGEGDQVMDSLSGKFGLNIIRVNAKERFMEKLAGVSDPEQKRKIIGNEFVYLFDDEATKLDGMEFLAQGTLYTDVIESGTETAEVIKSHHNVGGLPDDMQFKLIEPLNTLFKDEVRALGIQLGMPESLVWRQPFPGPGLGIRVLGEITEEKLEIVRESDAILREEIALAGLDRDIWQYFTVLPGIRSVGVMGDGRTYDYTVGLRAITSIDGMTADFARIPWDVLQKISVRIVNEVAHVNRIVYDITSKPPATVEWE